ATATTCAGAAAAAGCTCAGGACAAAGTAGGAAAAGTGATGCACGAATTCAAGGAAGGAAAGCTGGAGTCTTCCACAGGAAAAAAGGTGACCGACAGAAAGCAGGCTATAGCCATAGGTATTTCTGAAGCGAGAGAAAAAGGCTTGAAACTACCTAAAAAGAAAAAAGAATAATTTTAAATAAAAAATTCCGTGAAAATCTTCACGGAATTTTTTATTTGTAAGCTGAATAGCCGGAAAGCAGAATTGCAAAAGTCTGCTGCCTGTTTGCTTTTTCGCTTATTTATACAATACTTTGTAATATTCATCTGCCATTCTATCACTGTTGAATTCTTCCCGTACATCATCCATGGCGGTATACTGGATTTTTCTCCATTTGTCCGGATTGTCATAATAAGTTGGAAGAATTTCGTTTTCAAGGATCTCGTAAAGCTTATTCAGATCATAAGTGTCCTGTTCATAGATGCTCATATTTAAATAATCTGCTTTCGGAACTACAAATGAATTTTCTCCCGGTTTGGCAAACTCAGGAATCCATCCGTCGTCAGTAGAGAGATTAACAGAACCGTTCATGGCAGCCGTCATTCCGGAAGTTCCGGAAGCTTCTCTGGGCACTCTCGGGTTATTAAGCCAAAGATCTGAGCCCTGTTTAAGAGATTTGCTTAAAGAAAGCTCATAACCGGTAAGGACAGCCATATTTTTGTGATTCTTGCTTTCTTCCACCAGTGTATTAAAGGTAGAAATAGCAGAATAATCCATCGGGTAAGGTTTTCCTGACCAGATGATTTGCACAGGATATTTTGGATTATTCAGTAATTTGTAGAATCTTTCTTTATCGTGAAGCAGTAGATCTGCACGTTTGTATCCGGCAAACCTTCTTGCCCAGACAATAGTGAAAATGTTAGGATTGAACAGGTTTCCAGTTTGGTCCGCAACAATTTTAAACAATCTTTTCTTCAGATGCTTTTTACGGTAATCGAAAACAGTTTCATCATTTTCGTCTTTGGCATTGTAAAGAGGTTTATCTGCCCAGTATTTAAATTCCTGTGCATTGGTAATGGAAGTTATTTCGCAGATTCCCGGGTATTTATTCCACATCGCTCTGGAAACCACACCGTGAAGTTTGGATACGCCATTTGCTATTCTTGCCATTTTCAAAGCACATAGAGAATGGTTGAAGCGGTCATCATCTGCCCCTTCAATGCTTTTTACATCCTCCATGCTGAAGCCTGAAAAATAGGACATATCATAGCACAGTTTCATATTGTGTTTTTCATTTCCTGCCTCTTCAGGAGTATGGGTGGTGAAAACCAGTTTTTCTTTTACCCTGTTCAGGTCTCCGTTATATTTTTTCAGAAGGTAGAATGCTGCAGGAAGTCCATGAGCTTCATTCAGATGATAAACCTCTCTTTCCGCATTGATCTCATCCAGTAATTTGGCACCTCCTTTTCCTAATAAAATGTATTGAGCCAGTTTTGTAGATTCGTTGGCATCATATAATTTGTGACAGATGGTTTTGGAAATATGATCGTTTTCCGGAACATCTGTAGAAAGAAAAAACATGGGTGCCGTATTGAAAATCTCAGGATCAAGATACCATACTTTTACCCATACCGGTGCACTGTGGATCTCGATCTGGAATTTTATTCCTGTATCTTCAAGGAAGCTGTACATTTTTTTTGTCCATACCGGCTGAAGAGTCTGGTCATGGTTTCTGGCCTGATCATAATAACCGAATTTCCATAGAATCCCGATCCCGATAAGGTCCTGTTTCAGATTATAGGCACTTCTCATATGAGATCCTGCCAGGAATCCCAGTCCTCCCGAATATATTTTTAAAACCTGTTCAATGGCAAATTCCATTGAGAAATAAGCGGTTTTTTTAGAATATAGCGGATTGACGCTGTAAGGTATTTTAAAGTTTTTAAAATCCATATAAATCACAGTTTAATAATTTGAGCGCCAAAGGTATTGATTATGAAAGTAAACTTTACATTAATTATTTGATAAATTAATTTAAAAGTATCCTGTGAATAGTTTTTTTACTTACCTTTATTATGTAAATTTTTGAAAATCAAAAACTTCTAACGGTGAAAACCAAAATAACGTGCGTTCTTTGGTCAAAATAAAAAATCACCTATGAAAAAGACATTTTCTGATGAAGATTTAATAAAGAATCTGAGCCTATACTATATGAACCGGCATTTGAAAAAAAAGCCGATGGAGAAGTATCACCGTAAAATAGACGAATCCCTGCTTCATGACCGCGAAAAATATAGAAAGAAATCTGAGATTCTGCTGCTTAATTCGTTTATGCATCACTTTCCCGATGTTAAATTTGAAGATCTTACCTGTGAAAGTCCGGACTTTATTGCAAAGCTCAACGACAAAAAGATTGGAATAGAATTGACGGAGGTGATCAACCATCTGGAAATGAAAAAGGTAGAAAGCACCTTGAATAAAATGTTCCGTCAGGCAGAAATATTATTGGAACAGGAAGACACCGCGAAGTATCGTGGTGTTTATTTTTTAGAATTTTACCCGAATATTAAATTCGACAATATAGAACAGCAGGAAGAAAACATCCTAAGTATTTACAGAAGCATCAAAAAAAATAAACCTGTAGGATGTGTAAAGGGAATGAGAAAATCTTTTCACCGCCGGAATGTTTTTATTACCCATGAATACAGCATGAATCTTTTTGATGAACTCTGCTCCGAAAAAATTCTTGAACTTATTGACAAAAAGAATGAAAAATTCCCTTATTATGATACTTCCGTGGATGAATGCTGGCTGGTAATTGTTTCTGATATGAATTCCATTGCGTCAAGATATACGTTTATTCAGGACAGAGAACATTTGCAGGAAGTGGAGAGTCCGTTTCATAAAATTTTCCATCTTGAGAATCTGTGTGGAAATATTACAAGCATAAAATAGTAGTGTCTTATCTTGTTATGTCGTAATTATTTTAAGGTTTTATTTGTAATTATTCAATATTTTTCAAAATTCCATTGTTTTTGATTAAATTATAGGTATATTTGGAGGTGTGTTGTTAATCAATACATGTGTTTGGTTTTCAAGTCATTCATTAAAAAAACAGTATATCTATGAAAAAACTTTTACTTCTTATTTTCTTCGGTATTTCTCAGATATTCTTTGCGCAGGCAGATTGTTCTACTGCTCTTTCGGTCTGTGGAAACTCCAATATTACCTACAGCCCTACAGGATATGGCAACATTAAGGAATTAGTGAATTCAGGAAGTTGTATTGATGCAACCGGGGAGCACAATTCAATCTGGTATAAAATTACAATTGCCACAGGAGGAACTCTTACTTTCGATTTGGTTCCGAATAACCCGGATGCGGATTATGACTGGGCGATTTTCGGGCCTAATGTAAACTGCGGAGCTTTGGGAGCACCCATACGCTGCAACGCTGCAACTGTTATTGGCCCCGGACCGGCTACAGGACTAAACATGACAAGCACGATTACCAATGCAATCGGAGGTTCACTTACCCCTTACTGTAAATATCTGGATGTTTTACCCGGACAGACTTATTATTTGTTCATCGATAACTGGGTGAGCAGCACCAGCAGTACAACGGCTCCGTTTTCTTTAACATGGGGTGGAACTGCAACACTGGCCTCTCCGTTTACAGATCCTGCTTTACAGCCTAATCCATTCATTCCTCCGGGAGTTCCGGCAGCTAACCCTGCGGACCCTAAGGAAGTGGTTATATGCACAAACCCTGCTGTATTTGATTTTTCTACACTTTCTGCGGGAATTCTGAACGGGAATCCTAATTTTAGTGTAAGCTATCATACCAGTCAGAATGATGCACTGACAGGAGGTAATGCGATTACTGTTCCTACAACAGTAAACACAACTTCTATTTATTATTACAGCATAAGCTATACAGATCCTACCAACCCGAACAGCCCGCTTAATAAGTGTAAGCAGATCGGGAAATTTAAATTCAGAGACGGAAAGATCACGGCAAAAAATGCAACCCTGACGCAGTGTAACAACAACAATGCAGGAACAGCATTATTTGACCTGACAACAGCAGATGTTATTTCAGATCCTACTGTGACCAAGAAATATTACAATACCCTTTCAGACCTGAATGCAGGGATTAATGAAATTACCAACCCTTTAACATTTACTTCTGCTGAAGGAACCATTTATGTAAAAGTGACTTCTTCCTTCGGTTGTACATCGGTTGCACAGATCATCCTGAAATTTAATCCGGTTGTTGTGGTGAACGATACCACATTAAGATCCTGTTCCATTGAAAGCAGTCCATCTACGGGATCTTTCAATCTTACGGTAGCTTCGGTAACCACGCAAACCGGTGCCGGTAAAAAATATTATCCATCAATGGCAGATGCGGTAAATCAGACCAATGAAATTGTAACGCCTTCGCCATATATTGCCCCTAACGGTGTAGTTTATGTAAGAGTTTCCAATGCACAAGGCTGTTATAATATAGCTAAAATCACTTTAGTGGTTATTCCTTCAGTATATTCCACTGTTCTTAAAGACAAAACTATTTGTGTGGAAGACAGAACAACATTGGATGCCGGCCCTGGATTTAACAGTTATGAATGGAGCACGGGCGCAACTACACAAACTATTACAAACGTGGGAGTAGGAACCTATTGGGTGAAACTTAAAACAGGAGATTGCACTGTAACACAGAACGTCAAGGTATATCCGTCTGAACAGCCTGTTGTTTCAAGTATCGAAATTTCAAATACTACCGTTACAGTATATGTGATAGGAGGAACACCGCCTTATAAATATTCTATGGATAATGTCAACTGGCAGGAATCCAATATATTCGATAATGTGAAAAGAGGTGATGCAACCATATTTGTGAAAGATTCTTACGACTGTGATCCGATAGATATCAGTATTGTGGTTCCTAATCTTGTAAACGTGATCACACCAAACGGAGACGGATACAATGATGTGATTGATTATTCCGCACTGGCGAATAAGAAAAACTTTGTGATGAATATCTTTGACCGTTATGGCAATATGATCTTCCAGATGGATAAATTCAGCGGTTATAAATGGAGTGGAACCAGCAAAGGCGGATTAAAAGTGCCTACCGGAAACTACTGGTATTCTGTAAGCTGGAACGAGAATGACAAACTGAGTACACCTATTAAATATTCAGGCTGGATCGTTGTTAAAAACAGAGATTAAGCTTTTTAATAATAAACTATATAGACAAAACCATTTCGGAAGAAGTGGTTTTGTTGTTGAAATAACTTTATATTAGGATCATAAAAAGAAAATATGAACGAGCTTTTTGTAACCCGTTTTAAATATTATAAATCCCTCGGGGATAAATCATTTGAACAGCTTTCTGATGAGCAGATATTCTGGCAGTATAATGATGAAAGTAATTCCATTGCTGTAATTGTGAAACATATTGCCGGAAATATGCTTTCAAGATGGACGAATTTTTTAACGGAAGACGGTGAAAAAAACTGGCGCAACCGTGATGATGAATTTGTCAATACATTTAAAACAAAACAGGAAGTCATAGACCTTTGGGAAAAAGGCTGGAAATGCTTTTTTGATGCTTTAAGCCAGGTTAATGATGAAAATTTATATTCAACCATTTATATCAGAGGAGAGGCTCACTCGGTTCTGGATGCGGTTTTACGTCAGCTTGCCCATTATCCGTATCAT
Above is a genomic segment from Chryseobacterium shigense containing:
- a CDS encoding DUF6496 domain-containing protein, encoding MSKTKYSEKAQDKVGKVMHEFKEGKLESSTGKKVTDRKQAIAIGISEAREKGLKLPKKKKE
- the glgP gene encoding alpha-glucan family phosphorylase, with amino-acid sequence MDFKNFKIPYSVNPLYSKKTAYFSMEFAIEQVLKIYSGGLGFLAGSHMRSAYNLKQDLIGIGILWKFGYYDQARNHDQTLQPVWTKKMYSFLEDTGIKFQIEIHSAPVWVKVWYLDPEIFNTAPMFFLSTDVPENDHISKTICHKLYDANESTKLAQYILLGKGGAKLLDEINAEREVYHLNEAHGLPAAFYLLKKYNGDLNRVKEKLVFTTHTPEEAGNEKHNMKLCYDMSYFSGFSMEDVKSIEGADDDRFNHSLCALKMARIANGVSKLHGVVSRAMWNKYPGICEITSITNAQEFKYWADKPLYNAKDENDETVFDYRKKHLKKRLFKIVADQTGNLFNPNIFTIVWARRFAGYKRADLLLHDKERFYKLLNNPKYPVQIIWSGKPYPMDYSAISTFNTLVEESKNHKNMAVLTGYELSLSKSLKQGSDLWLNNPRVPREASGTSGMTAAMNGSVNLSTDDGWIPEFAKPGENSFVVPKADYLNMSIYEQDTYDLNKLYEILENEILPTYYDNPDKWRKIQYTAMDDVREEFNSDRMADEYYKVLYK
- a CDS encoding DUF1572 family protein; amino-acid sequence: MNELFVTRFKYYKSLGDKSFEQLSDEQIFWQYNDESNSIAVIVKHIAGNMLSRWTNFLTEDGEKNWRNRDDEFVNTFKTKQEVIDLWEKGWKCFFDALSQVNDENLYSTIYIRGEAHSVLDAVLRQLAHYPYHIGQIVSIAKMLKNNDWQTLSIAKNKSEEFNHEMRNQFLKN
- a CDS encoding T9SS type B sorting domain-containing protein: MKKLLLLIFFGISQIFFAQADCSTALSVCGNSNITYSPTGYGNIKELVNSGSCIDATGEHNSIWYKITIATGGTLTFDLVPNNPDADYDWAIFGPNVNCGALGAPIRCNAATVIGPGPATGLNMTSTITNAIGGSLTPYCKYLDVLPGQTYYLFIDNWVSSTSSTTAPFSLTWGGTATLASPFTDPALQPNPFIPPGVPAANPADPKEVVICTNPAVFDFSTLSAGILNGNPNFSVSYHTSQNDALTGGNAITVPTTVNTTSIYYYSISYTDPTNPNSPLNKCKQIGKFKFRDGKITAKNATLTQCNNNNAGTALFDLTTADVISDPTVTKKYYNTLSDLNAGINEITNPLTFTSAEGTIYVKVTSSFGCTSVAQIILKFNPVVVVNDTTLRSCSIESSPSTGSFNLTVASVTTQTGAGKKYYPSMADAVNQTNEIVTPSPYIAPNGVVYVRVSNAQGCYNIAKITLVVIPSVYSTVLKDKTICVEDRTTLDAGPGFNSYEWSTGATTQTITNVGVGTYWVKLKTGDCTVTQNVKVYPSEQPVVSSIEISNTTVTVYVIGGTPPYKYSMDNVNWQESNIFDNVKRGDATIFVKDSYDCDPIDISIVVPNLVNVITPNGDGYNDVIDYSALANKKNFVMNIFDRYGNMIFQMDKFSGYKWSGTSKGGLKVPTGNYWYSVSWNENDKLSTPIKYSGWIVVKNRD